One genomic segment of Candidatus Alcyoniella australis includes these proteins:
- a CDS encoding NADH-quinone oxidoreductase subunit M, giving the protein MHYLDQRWISLVTFLPLLAALALLLIPSRRERLVRHFTLGATLATFVLSLPLYFEYARLIAHASPAAGVKGLFLFEVPLEWISAFSVHYLVGVDGISLLLVLLTTFLGPICALSAYRYITVRVKQYMIAMLLLQFGMTGVFVALDMFLFYVFWELMLIPMYLIIGVWGGPRRIYAAVKFFVYTMVGSVLMLAAILYLYKSCGSSFDYFELAARTRMLGATAQLVLFAGFALAFAIKVPMFPFHTWLPDAHVEAPTAGSVILAGVMLKMGTYGFLRFAIGLFPGAAFQAAPLISMLAVIGIVYGALVAMVQPDVKKLVAYSSVSHLGFVMLGMFAFNTMGMQGSVLQMINHGISTGGLFLLVGMLYERRHTRMIRDFGGLGRVVPVFAVFLMILTLSSIGLPGTNGFTGEFLILLGSFRNSVPLTVAAATGVVLAAVYMLWMYQRVMFGEVTNEANAEIEDMRPREWAYMLPLVLMVFWIGLHPNTFLALIEPSVNALLQQIGVTDGGAAAQAGPALRHAAAMLAP; this is encoded by the coding sequence GTTGGCAACCTTCGTGCTCTCGCTGCCGCTGTATTTTGAGTACGCGCGGCTGATCGCCCACGCCTCGCCAGCGGCCGGTGTGAAGGGGCTGTTCCTGTTCGAGGTGCCGCTGGAATGGATCAGCGCCTTCTCCGTGCACTACCTGGTGGGCGTGGACGGCATCAGCCTGCTGCTGGTGCTGCTGACCACGTTCCTGGGTCCGATCTGCGCGCTGAGCGCCTATCGTTACATCACGGTGCGCGTCAAGCAGTACATGATCGCGATGCTGCTGCTGCAGTTCGGCATGACCGGCGTGTTCGTGGCCCTGGACATGTTCCTGTTCTACGTGTTTTGGGAGCTGATGCTGATCCCGATGTACCTGATCATCGGGGTCTGGGGCGGGCCGCGCCGGATCTACGCGGCGGTCAAGTTCTTCGTTTACACGATGGTCGGCTCGGTGCTGATGCTCGCCGCGATTCTCTATCTGTATAAGTCGTGCGGCTCGAGCTTCGATTACTTCGAGCTCGCCGCGCGCACGCGAATGCTCGGAGCGACCGCGCAGCTCGTGCTGTTCGCCGGGTTCGCCCTGGCGTTCGCGATCAAGGTGCCGATGTTCCCGTTCCACACCTGGCTGCCCGACGCCCACGTCGAGGCGCCCACGGCGGGCTCGGTGATTCTGGCCGGCGTGATGCTCAAGATGGGGACCTACGGCTTCCTGCGTTTCGCCATCGGCCTGTTCCCCGGCGCCGCGTTCCAGGCCGCGCCCTTGATCAGCATGTTGGCGGTGATCGGCATCGTCTACGGCGCGCTGGTGGCGATGGTCCAGCCCGACGTCAAGAAGCTGGTGGCCTACAGCTCGGTGAGCCATTTAGGATTCGTGATGCTCGGGATGTTCGCCTTCAACACCATGGGCATGCAGGGCTCGGTGTTGCAGATGATCAATCACGGCATCTCCACCGGCGGGCTGTTTCTGCTGGTGGGCATGCTTTACGAGCGGCGACACACGCGGATGATCCGCGACTTCGGCGGCCTGGGCCGCGTGGTGCCGGTGTTCGCCGTGTTTCTGATGATCCTCACCCTGAGTTCGATCGGCCTGCCGGGCACCAACGGCTTTACCGGCGAGTTCCTGATTTTGCTCGGGAGCTTCCGCAACAGCGTACCGCTGACCGTGGCCGCGGCCACGGGCGTGGTGCTGGCCGCGGTCTACATGCTCTGGATGTACCAGCGCGTGATGTTCGGCGAGGTGACCAACGAGGCCAATGCCGAGATCGAGGACATGCGCCCGCGGGAGTGGGCCTACATGCTGCCGCTGGTGCTGATGGTCTTCTGGATCGGCCTGCATCCCAACACTTTCCTGGCGTTGATCGAGCCCAGCGTCAACGCGCTGCTGCAACAGATCGGCGTGACCGATGGCGGCGCCGCGGCCCAGGCCGGGCCCGCGTTGCGTCACGCCGCCGCGATGCTGGCGCCGTAG
- a CDS encoding NADH-quinone oxidoreductase subunit N: protein MRLPGDMVWIAVAPHLLVLVTMTVVLLSIIALAHKPRREQAELAAMLTSAGLAATLVLLVLVWDRAGIEAFGRCVALDHYGLLLSFLLVGATLLVSLISPRYLELERIESGEYYFLLLSALFGAICMVATNDLLIIFLGLEIMSISIYVLAGLLQRQRRSGEAALKYFLLGAFATAFLLYGMALLYGQGGSTHLREIARSMPRETIVGTAGIGLLIVGLGFKIAAVPFHMWTPDVYDGAPTPVTGLMAAVVKIAAFAALLRVIGELLGPFPAPVHNVWVYTLTALAVITMTYGNVVALVQRNIKRMLAYSSIAHAGYMLVGLAALFTNPNDGAGSLLYYLTAYTLMNIGAFAVVIVVSGRNEQSFDIEGYAGLAARRPGVALAMAVCLFSLAGIPPLAGFFGKYYLFIAAMRSGLVGLVIVAVLNSALSVYFYIRIVYLMYMREPVAEQPPTNRHWGLSLALGLCAVAVLLLGLFPNSLLRLIAESLGVFF, encoded by the coding sequence ATGAGGCTGCCAGGAGACATGGTCTGGATCGCCGTTGCCCCGCACCTGTTGGTGCTGGTGACCATGACCGTGGTGCTGCTCTCGATCATCGCCCTGGCGCATAAGCCGCGACGCGAGCAGGCCGAGCTGGCCGCAATGCTGACCAGCGCCGGGCTGGCCGCGACCCTCGTGCTGCTGGTTTTGGTCTGGGATCGCGCGGGGATCGAGGCCTTCGGCCGCTGCGTGGCCCTGGACCACTACGGCCTGCTGCTGAGCTTCCTGCTGGTGGGCGCGACCCTGCTGGTGTCGCTGATCAGCCCGCGCTACCTCGAACTGGAGCGGATCGAGTCCGGCGAATACTACTTCCTGTTGCTCTCGGCGTTGTTCGGCGCGATCTGCATGGTCGCGACCAACGACCTCTTAATTATCTTCCTGGGCCTGGAGATCATGTCGATCTCGATCTACGTGCTGGCCGGACTGCTGCAACGCCAGCGGCGCTCGGGCGAGGCCGCGCTGAAGTACTTCCTGCTCGGCGCGTTCGCCACGGCGTTTTTGCTCTACGGCATGGCGCTGCTCTACGGGCAGGGCGGCAGCACGCATTTGCGCGAGATCGCGCGCTCCATGCCCCGCGAGACGATCGTCGGCACGGCCGGGATCGGCCTGCTGATTGTCGGCCTGGGCTTCAAGATCGCGGCGGTGCCGTTCCACATGTGGACCCCCGACGTGTACGACGGCGCGCCCACACCGGTCACCGGGCTGATGGCCGCTGTAGTCAAAATCGCGGCCTTTGCCGCGCTGCTGCGCGTGATCGGCGAGCTGCTCGGACCGTTCCCCGCGCCGGTGCACAACGTCTGGGTCTACACGCTGACCGCCTTGGCCGTGATCACCATGACCTACGGCAACGTGGTGGCGCTGGTCCAGCGCAATATCAAGCGCATGCTCGCCTACTCCTCCATCGCCCACGCCGGGTACATGCTGGTCGGACTGGCCGCGCTGTTCACCAACCCCAATGACGGCGCGGGCTCGCTGCTGTACTACCTGACGGCCTACACCCTGATGAACATCGGCGCGTTCGCCGTGGTGATCGTGGTCAGCGGCCGCAACGAGCAGTCGTTCGACATCGAGGGCTACGCCGGACTGGCCGCGCGAAGGCCCGGTGTGGCGCTGGCCATGGCGGTCTGCCTGTTCAGCCTGGCCGGGATTCCACCGCTGGCCGGGTTCTTCGGCAAGTACTACCTGTTCATCGCCGCGATGCGATCCGGGCTGGTGGGGCTGGTGATCGTCGCCGTACTCAACTCGGCGCTCTCGGTCTACTTCTACATCCGTATTGTCTACCTGATGTACATGCGCGAGCCCGTTGCCGAGCAGCCGCCGACCAACCGCCACTGGGGGCTCTCCCTGGCCCTGGGGCTGTGCGCCGTG